In Holophagales bacterium, one DNA window encodes the following:
- a CDS encoding M20/M25/M40 family metallo-hydrolase, which translates to MPLVDLPLRSSDDPAPRRTARAAILLSTLCLAFVVARSRPPAAVGADAPADRFSAARARATLERLLGDGSPHPAGSPAAEAFRQRLQAELRGLGLEPTVERAWACSPEGACADTVNLLARLPGGGDAPAVLLVAHTDSVAAGPGAADDGAGVVVLLETARALLAAPPGARPVALLFTDAEEAGLLGAQAFVDARGGGRLAREVAVVLNVEARGAAGLDHLFETGEENAGLIRQAGRALPRPSASSLFYEIYRRLPNDTDFSIFRRAGVAGLNFAFIGEPLRYHTPRDEPRLLDAGTLQHQGDHLLAAARALARVESLAPGPGRRVFFDLLGFTLISWPEPWSLALAGAGLLLVLLAGGRRGALGVGGLVLGLFALLLPVALAAGAGWALHALLGRLGAFPYSWVADLTVPTLAFAALGALAAHASRLFRRVDAWSLWSGLWLGWGLAALALARLAPGASHLAIVPLLAAGLTGLVGSSDRSVSPGAVVVLAPLVAAAALWLPLAWTLPTAMGMVTLAGVAAIVALALSPAAGALAVVPAASAARALALVCVLGAVATLTLPRFTAERPQPASLRLVETAAESGATALWALDPPSTPLPDALGALASFTRRTVMPWSRSESFTAPAPAAALPPPELERLAESSAGDGRRLHLRLRSPRGATRAALWLPPEIDLRAAKVAGVPVPAASGRLPGAPRRGRLLIVATLPAEGVEVELELGAQPGEAALLDASPGLPEAGKPLAAARGASAVPIGLGDSTWVIRKLML; encoded by the coding sequence ATGCCGCTCGTCGACCTGCCGCTCCGCTCCTCTGACGACCCCGCACCGCGGCGAACCGCCCGGGCGGCGATCCTCCTGTCGACCCTCTGCCTCGCCTTCGTCGTGGCGCGCTCGCGGCCGCCCGCTGCGGTGGGCGCCGACGCCCCGGCCGATCGCTTCTCGGCGGCCCGGGCAAGGGCGACGCTCGAGCGACTGCTCGGCGACGGCAGCCCCCATCCGGCGGGAAGCCCGGCGGCCGAGGCGTTCCGCCAGCGGCTTCAGGCCGAGTTGCGGGGCCTCGGCCTCGAGCCGACGGTCGAGCGTGCCTGGGCCTGCAGCCCGGAGGGAGCGTGCGCCGACACGGTCAACCTGCTCGCCCGGCTGCCGGGCGGGGGCGACGCGCCGGCGGTGTTGCTCGTCGCCCACACCGACTCCGTGGCGGCGGGTCCCGGAGCGGCCGACGACGGCGCGGGCGTCGTCGTCCTTCTGGAGACGGCCCGCGCCCTGCTCGCCGCCCCGCCGGGAGCGCGGCCGGTCGCCCTCCTCTTCACCGACGCCGAAGAGGCTGGCCTGCTCGGGGCGCAGGCCTTCGTCGACGCACGCGGCGGCGGGCGACTCGCGCGCGAGGTCGCCGTCGTCCTGAACGTCGAAGCGCGCGGTGCGGCGGGGCTCGATCACCTCTTCGAAACCGGCGAGGAGAACGCCGGGCTGATCCGACAGGCCGGGCGGGCGCTGCCGCGCCCCTCGGCGAGCTCGCTCTTCTACGAGATCTACCGGCGCCTGCCGAACGACACCGACTTCTCGATCTTCCGGCGCGCCGGCGTGGCCGGGCTGAACTTCGCTTTCATCGGCGAGCCGCTGCGCTATCACACCCCGCGCGACGAGCCCCGCCTGCTCGACGCCGGCACCCTGCAGCACCAGGGCGACCACCTCCTCGCCGCGGCGCGCGCGCTCGCGCGTGTCGAGAGCCTGGCCCCGGGTCCGGGGCGGCGGGTTTTCTTCGACCTGCTCGGCTTCACCCTGATCTCGTGGCCGGAGCCCTGGTCGCTCGCCCTCGCCGGTGCCGGGCTGCTGCTCGTGCTGCTCGCCGGCGGGCGCCGGGGGGCGCTCGGGGTCGGCGGTCTGGTGCTCGGACTGTTCGCGCTGCTGTTGCCGGTCGCCCTCGCTGCCGGGGCGGGCTGGGCGCTTCACGCCCTGCTCGGCCGACTCGGGGCCTTCCCGTACTCGTGGGTCGCCGATCTCACCGTGCCGACGCTCGCCTTCGCGGCGCTCGGGGCGCTCGCGGCGCACGCCTCGCGCCTCTTCCGCCGGGTCGATGCCTGGTCGTTGTGGAGCGGGCTCTGGCTCGGCTGGGGGCTCGCCGCGCTGGCGCTCGCCCGCCTCGCCCCCGGGGCGTCGCACCTGGCGATCGTGCCGCTGCTCGCCGCCGGACTCACCGGCCTCGTCGGGTCGTCCGACCGTTCGGTGTCTCCGGGAGCGGTCGTCGTGCTCGCGCCGCTCGTCGCCGCTGCGGCACTCTGGCTGCCGCTTGCCTGGACGCTGCCGACCGCCATGGGGATGGTCACCCTTGCCGGTGTCGCGGCGATCGTGGCGCTGGCGCTGAGCCCGGCGGCCGGCGCGCTCGCCGTCGTGCCCGCCGCGAGCGCGGCGCGAGCGCTCGCGCTCGTCTGCGTGCTCGGCGCGGTGGCGACGCTCACTCTGCCCCGCTTCACCGCCGAGCGCCCGCAGCCCGCGTCGCTGCGTCTCGTCGAGACGGCGGCGGAGAGCGGTGCGACGGCGCTCTGGGCGCTCGATCCGCCGTCGACGCCGCTGCCCGACGCCCTCGGCGCGCTGGCCTCGTTCACCCGCCGCACGGTAATGCCCTGGTCGCGGAGCGAGAGCTTCACCGCGCCGGCGCCGGCGGCGGCGCTGCCGCCGCCCGAGCTCGAGCGACTGGCCGAGTCGAGCGCCGGCGACGGCCGCCGGCTGCACCTGCGCCTGCGTTCGCCGCGCGGCGCGACCCGGGCCGCGCTCTGGCTGCCGCCGGAGATCGACCTGCGCGCGGCGAAGGTCGCCGGCGTTCCGGTGCCTGCCGCGAGCGGGCGACTCCCCGGCGCGCCGCGACGCGGGCGCCTTTTGATCGTCGCGACGCTGCCCGCCGAGGGGGTCGAGGTCGAGCTCGAGCTCGGCGCGCAGCCGGGCGAAGCGGCCCTGCTCGACGCCTCGCCCGGTCTGCCGGAGGCCGGCAAGCCTCTCGCCGCTGCGCGGGGCGCGTCGGCGGTGCCGATCGGCCTCGGCGACTCGACCTGGGTGATCCGGAAGCTGATGCTCTAG
- a CDS encoding DUF433 domain-containing protein, with protein MNWMELIEIGQGLARIRGCGLPVSVVLDNLAAGVPVEALLRSYPDLSRTAVLAALAYAADLARRDRRERLGLVAPVPTETAEPPAGDPPADLAGVH; from the coding sequence ATGAACTGGATGGAGCTCATCGAGATCGGCCAGGGCCTGGCACGCATTCGCGGATGCGGACTGCCGGTTTCGGTCGTCCTCGACAATCTGGCCGCCGGCGTGCCCGTCGAGGCGCTGCTGCGCAGCTACCCCGATCTGTCGCGCACCGCGGTCCTCGCCGCCCTGGCCTACGCCGCCGACCTCGCACGGCGTGACCGGCGCGAGCGACTCGGCCTCGTCGCCCCGGTGCCGACCGAGACGGCCGAGCCGCCGGCCGGCGATCCCCCGGCGGATCTCGCCGGCGTTCACTAG
- a CDS encoding amidohydrolase, giving the protein MRRTLATLLCSAPFLLTGSIHALEPSPLGTAIDQRAAAVEARVVEWRRYLHAHPELSDQEVETAAFVAARLREMGLSPRTGVARHGVVAVIAGALPGPVVALRADMDALPVKEEVDLPFASRVISNYEGKSVPVMHACGHDAHTAMLLGVAEVLAGLRSRLPGKVVLLFQPAEEGVPADRAPAGAELMLREGVLDEPKVEAIFGLHVFAGVPTGELLYRSGPMLAAADRFEIVVEGRQAHGSMPWDSIDPIVTGSEIVTALQTLVSRRLDLRREPAVVTVGQFESGVRNNIIPDRARLVGTIRTFDEGMRTQVHADLTLLATNIAAAHGATAKVTIEPGYPVTVNDPALAARMRPTLDRVAPGHVGENLKIMAAEDFSFFARHVPGLFLDLGVTPAADVKGAASNHSPRFFVDEAALPTGVRALAHLAADYLSGANAAARK; this is encoded by the coding sequence ATGCGCCGAACGCTCGCCACGCTGCTCTGTTCCGCTCCGTTCCTCCTCACCGGGAGCATTCACGCCCTCGAGCCCTCTCCGCTCGGCACCGCGATCGACCAGCGCGCCGCCGCGGTCGAGGCACGCGTCGTCGAGTGGCGCCGCTACCTGCACGCGCACCCCGAGCTCTCCGACCAGGAGGTCGAGACCGCGGCGTTCGTCGCCGCGCGCCTCCGCGAGATGGGACTCTCGCCACGCACCGGTGTGGCGCGCCACGGCGTCGTCGCGGTGATCGCAGGGGCGCTGCCCGGCCCGGTCGTCGCGCTGCGCGCCGACATGGACGCGCTGCCGGTGAAGGAAGAGGTCGACCTCCCTTTCGCCAGCCGCGTGATCAGCAACTACGAAGGCAAGAGCGTGCCGGTGATGCACGCCTGCGGCCACGACGCCCACACCGCCATGCTGCTCGGCGTCGCCGAAGTGCTCGCCGGGCTGCGTTCGCGGCTCCCGGGCAAGGTCGTCCTCCTCTTCCAGCCTGCCGAGGAGGGCGTTCCCGCCGATCGCGCGCCGGCCGGCGCCGAGCTGATGCTGCGCGAGGGGGTCCTCGACGAGCCGAAGGTCGAGGCGATCTTCGGGTTGCACGTCTTCGCCGGCGTGCCGACCGGCGAGCTGCTCTACCGCTCCGGACCGATGCTGGCCGCGGCCGATCGTTTCGAGATCGTCGTCGAAGGCCGCCAGGCGCACGGGTCGATGCCGTGGGACAGCATCGACCCGATCGTCACCGGCAGCGAGATCGTCACCGCATTGCAGACGCTCGTCTCCCGCCGTCTCGACCTGCGGCGCGAGCCGGCCGTGGTGACGGTCGGTCAGTTCGAGTCGGGCGTGCGCAACAACATCATTCCCGACCGCGCGCGGCTCGTCGGCACGATCCGCACCTTCGACGAGGGGATGCGCACCCAGGTCCACGCCGACCTCACGCTTCTCGCGACGAACATCGCCGCCGCGCACGGCGCCACCGCCAAGGTGACGATCGAGCCCGGCTACCCCGTGACCGTGAACGACCCCGCCCTCGCGGCACGTATGCGACCGACGCTCGATCGCGTCGCCCCCGGACACGTCGGCGAGAACCTGAAGATCATGGCCGCCGAGGACTTCTCCTTCTTCGCCCGCCACGTCCCCGGCCTCTTCCTCGATCTCGGCGTCACCCCCGCCGCCGACGTCAAGGGCGCCGCGAGCAACCACTCGCCGCGCTTCTTCGTCGACGAGGCCGCCCTCCCCACTGGCGTGCGCGCCCTGGCGCACCTGGCTGCGGACTATCTCAGCGGCGCGAACGCCGCGGCGCGCAAGTAG
- a CDS encoding macro domain-containing protein produces the protein MIRFAQGNLIETDAEALVNTVNTAGVMGKGIALMFKEAFPENFRAYQLAVRNGGVVTGRMFVTERPRLGDGPRWIVNFPTKEHWRGRSRLEWIESGLTDLRRVIADLKVRSIALPPLGCGNGGLDWSEVRPRIEVALGDLPGVDIIVHEPTSDYQNVAKRKGLEQLTPARALVAELVRRYWVLGFPCSVLEIQKLAWFLGRETRAAGLADPLRLEFKANLYGPYADRLRHLLNGLDGSYLHCEVRLADASPLDTIAFDESRRDRVALYLNTEAASYRLALERTAKRIEGFESPFGMELLATVDWLLHREGRRPEVGDLRDGLAAWPGGKAAGARKLRIFDDRSLRLALERLLATEPTSPQAFLA, from the coding sequence ATGATCCGATTCGCTCAAGGGAATCTCATCGAGACCGATGCCGAGGCACTGGTCAACACCGTCAATACTGCCGGCGTGATGGGCAAGGGAATCGCTTTGATGTTCAAAGAAGCCTTCCCCGAGAACTTCCGCGCCTACCAACTGGCGGTGCGAAACGGTGGGGTCGTGACCGGCAGAATGTTCGTTACGGAGCGCCCCCGCCTCGGCGACGGCCCCCGGTGGATCGTCAACTTCCCGACCAAGGAGCACTGGCGCGGTCGGTCACGGCTCGAGTGGATCGAGAGCGGGTTGACGGACTTGCGCCGAGTCATCGCCGACCTCAAGGTCCGTTCGATCGCTCTTCCGCCACTCGGCTGCGGCAACGGCGGCCTCGACTGGTCGGAGGTGCGCCCTCGAATCGAGGTTGCGCTGGGGGATCTTCCGGGCGTCGACATCATCGTTCACGAGCCGACCAGCGACTACCAGAACGTCGCGAAACGCAAGGGTCTCGAACAGCTCACTCCGGCGCGTGCGTTGGTGGCCGAGCTGGTGCGCCGGTACTGGGTGCTCGGGTTCCCTTGCTCGGTCCTGGAGATCCAGAAGCTCGCCTGGTTCCTCGGGCGAGAAACCCGGGCCGCTGGTCTCGCCGATCCGCTGAGGCTCGAGTTCAAGGCCAACCTCTACGGGCCCTATGCCGACCGCCTCCGCCACCTCCTCAACGGTTTGGACGGCAGCTACCTTCACTGCGAGGTGCGCCTCGCCGATGCCAGTCCTTTGGACACGATCGCTTTCGACGAGTCGCGCCGGGACCGCGTCGCGCTCTACTTGAATACCGAAGCCGCCTCGTACCGGCTGGCGCTGGAGCGGACCGCGAAGCGGATCGAGGGCTTCGAATCACCATTTGGAATGGAGCTCCTGGCCACGGTGGACTGGCTGCTTCACCGCGAAGGGCGGCGTCCCGAGGTCGGCGACCTGAGAGATGGATTGGCTGCCTGGCCCGGCGGCAAGGCTGCGGGAGCGCGCAAGCTCAGGATCTTCGACGACCGTTCGCTCCGCCTCGCGCTCGAACGACTCCTGGCCACCGAGCCGACGTCTCCCCAGGCGTTTCTGGCCTGA
- a CDS encoding sigma-70 family RNA polymerase sigma factor gives MTTDSAPPGADSGEVTGLLQEWSAGDAAALEQLAPLIYAELRRLARRAMGRERQDHTLEATALAHEAFVRLLPQQAITWQNRAHFFAIAARMMHRVLTDYARQRSAQRRPPPSAKVSLTGVAGDFGAGPDVEALAVHQVLEQLAALDARQAEIVQLRFFGGLTNEEIAHVLELSVATVERDWRFARAWMRRELARRPGGTEPPGQR, from the coding sequence GTGACGACCGACAGCGCTCCTCCGGGAGCCGACTCCGGCGAGGTCACCGGCCTGCTCCAGGAGTGGAGCGCCGGCGATGCCGCCGCGCTCGAGCAACTGGCGCCGCTGATCTACGCCGAGCTGCGGCGCCTGGCGCGGCGCGCCATGGGGCGCGAGCGCCAGGACCACACCCTCGAGGCGACCGCGCTCGCCCACGAGGCGTTCGTGCGCCTGCTGCCGCAGCAGGCGATCACCTGGCAGAATCGCGCCCACTTCTTCGCCATCGCGGCGCGCATGATGCACCGCGTGCTCACCGACTACGCGCGGCAGCGTTCGGCCCAGCGCCGCCCGCCGCCGTCGGCCAAGGTCAGCCTGACCGGCGTCGCCGGGGATTTCGGCGCCGGCCCCGATGTCGAAGCGCTGGCGGTGCACCAGGTGCTCGAGCAATTGGCGGCGCTCGACGCGCGCCAGGCCGAGATCGTCCAACTGCGCTTCTTCGGCGGCCTCACCAACGAGGAGATCGCCCACGTGCTCGAGCTTTCGGTGGCGACCGTCGAGCGCGATTGGCGCTTCGCCCGAGCCTGGATGCGGCGCGAGCTGGCGCGGCGCCCGGGCGGCACCGAGCCTCCGGGCCAGCGATAG
- a CDS encoding PhoH family protein, with the protein MSADSRKIFVLDTSVILYDATAIYNFEEHDVAVPITVLEELDHFKKGDNVVNLQAREFIRQLDKISESDMLSRWVPLDGSEMGRFRVLAEEKATLDARSVFGSGKNDHRILNATLALLEAEPGREVILVSKDMNLRVKARSLNLRAEDYESVGVDDLEHLYRGRTELELDDASAIQSLFEHGAISAESAGIAAPVANHYYILRSAQSSALACYNPATERLERVLKASAYGIKPRNAEQTFALHAIMSPDVPLVTLTGKAGTGKTLLALAGALEQRRRFRQIYLARPLVPLSNRDIGYLPGDIKSKISPYMQPLWDNLNVIKHQYDEKSAEFKKLDELVESEKLHITPLAYIRGRSFSNIMFIVDEAQNLTPHEVRTIITRAGEGTKMVFAGDIFQIDTPYLDARSNGLSFLIDRIQGQHLYAHVNLDKGERSELANLASKLL; encoded by the coding sequence ATGAGCGCCGATTCGCGCAAGATCTTCGTCCTCGACACCTCGGTCATCCTCTACGACGCCACGGCGATCTACAACTTCGAAGAGCACGACGTGGCGGTGCCGATCACCGTGCTCGAGGAGCTCGACCACTTCAAGAAGGGCGACAACGTCGTCAACCTGCAGGCGCGCGAGTTCATCCGCCAGCTCGACAAGATCTCCGAGAGCGACATGCTCTCGCGCTGGGTGCCGCTCGACGGCTCCGAGATGGGCCGCTTCCGCGTCCTCGCCGAGGAGAAGGCGACGCTCGACGCGCGCAGCGTCTTCGGCTCCGGCAAGAACGACCACCGCATCCTCAACGCGACCTTGGCGCTGCTCGAGGCCGAGCCGGGGCGCGAGGTCATCCTGGTCTCGAAGGACATGAACCTGAGGGTCAAGGCCCGGTCGCTCAACCTGCGCGCCGAGGACTACGAGAGCGTCGGCGTCGACGACCTCGAGCACCTCTACCGCGGACGCACCGAGCTCGAGCTCGACGACGCCTCGGCGATCCAGAGCCTCTTCGAGCACGGCGCGATCTCCGCCGAGAGCGCCGGCATCGCCGCCCCGGTGGCGAACCACTACTACATCCTGCGCAGCGCCCAGAGCTCGGCGCTCGCCTGCTACAACCCGGCCACCGAGCGCCTCGAGCGGGTGCTCAAGGCGAGCGCCTACGGCATCAAGCCGCGCAACGCCGAACAGACCTTCGCGCTGCACGCCATCATGAGCCCGGACGTGCCGCTGGTCACCCTCACCGGCAAGGCGGGAACGGGCAAGACCCTGCTCGCCCTCGCCGGGGCGCTCGAGCAGCGGCGGCGCTTCCGCCAGATCTACCTCGCTCGCCCGCTCGTGCCGCTGTCGAACCGCGACATCGGCTACCTGCCCGGCGACATCAAGTCGAAGATCAGTCCCTACATGCAGCCGTTGTGGGACAACCTCAACGTCATCAAGCATCAGTACGACGAGAAGTCGGCCGAGTTCAAGAAGCTCGACGAGCTCGTCGAGTCGGAGAAGCTCCACATCACCCCGCTCGCCTACATCCGCGGGCGGAGCTTCTCCAACATCATGTTCATCGTCGACGAGGCCCAGAACCTGACGCCGCACGAGGTGCGGACGATCATCACCCGCGCCGGCGAGGGGACGAAGATGGTCTTCGCCGGCGACATCTTCCAGATCGACACCCCCTACCTCGACGCCCGCTCGAACGGCCTCTCCTTCCTCATCGACCGGATCCAGGGCCAGCACCTTTACGCCCACGTGAACCTCGACAAGGGCGAGCGCTCCGAGCTCGCCAACCTGGCGAGCAAGCTGCTCTAG
- a CDS encoding IPTL-CTERM sorting domain-containing protein: MSIARLARQLVLPFLFAAPAVYAQPVAPGSLLGSTGNQGNSLISIDPGTGGGTPRCALGSLGPVTEIEYRADGALFGATGQGSANIIQINPDGCAETLVGHHDPGAVNGLEFVGNVLYGAFFSTGGGEGIPPTYLVTVNQTTGALAILGAMGYSPVRGLAWDAGTGTMYGVGSTTTLPPDGVSGSDELFTVDLATGATTPIGPTGIPLGGIELGPDGVLYGGASSAPGEGGGGAPLVAVSRTTGLATPIGSGTGAPALSGLAFAPAGPAPSVLEIPTVSEVGLALLTALLGGAAVALLRRR; the protein is encoded by the coding sequence ATGTCGATCGCGCGTCTCGCTCGGCAGCTCGTGCTGCCTTTTCTCTTCGCCGCTCCCGCTGTCTACGCTCAGCCGGTCGCCCCCGGCTCCCTGCTCGGTTCGACCGGCAATCAGGGAAACTCGCTGATCTCCATCGACCCGGGGACGGGCGGTGGCACGCCGCGCTGCGCGCTGGGTAGCCTCGGTCCCGTCACCGAAATCGAGTACCGGGCGGATGGTGCACTCTTCGGCGCCACCGGCCAGGGTTCCGCCAACATCATCCAGATCAACCCGGACGGCTGCGCGGAAACGCTCGTCGGCCACCATGACCCCGGAGCGGTCAACGGCCTCGAGTTCGTCGGCAACGTGCTCTACGGCGCCTTCTTCTCGACCGGCGGCGGCGAGGGTATTCCTCCGACCTATCTCGTGACCGTGAACCAGACGACGGGCGCGCTCGCCATCCTCGGCGCGATGGGCTACAGCCCGGTGCGTGGCCTTGCCTGGGACGCCGGCACCGGGACGATGTACGGCGTGGGTTCGACGACCACGCTGCCACCGGACGGTGTTTCGGGAAGCGACGAGCTGTTCACCGTCGATCTCGCCACGGGCGCCACGACGCCGATCGGCCCGACCGGCATCCCCCTCGGCGGGATCGAGCTCGGCCCCGACGGCGTGCTCTACGGCGGCGCCAGCAGCGCCCCGGGCGAAGGCGGCGGGGGAGCCCCGCTGGTCGCCGTCAGCCGCACGACCGGCCTCGCGACGCCGATCGGCAGCGGGACCGGCGCGCCGGCCCTGAGCGGCCTCGCCTTCGCGCCCGCCGGGCCCGCCCCGTCGGTGCTCGAGATCCCCACCGTCTCAGAGGTCGGGCTCGCCCTGCTCACCGCCCTCCTCGGCGGCGCCGCCGTCGCCCTGCTGCGGCGCCGCTGA
- a CDS encoding DUF4433 domain-containing protein, whose amino-acid sequence MPVPPAELLDPWKARIFRIVHRDNFPAILRQGLVCPNRAEGGVAWVSIGNPDVIGRRRSKTVTTAPGGVLADYIPFYFTPWSVMLFNIITGRGVPKRNRDEILFLVSSLSRVQEVGGQAVFSDIHALREGARFYSDLADLSRVDFDLLKTRDFRKDPDDPGRFDRYQAEALVHEALPLSGLLGLACYTEATKQDVDRLVAEARTALTVAVRPDWYFE is encoded by the coding sequence ATGCCTGTTCCTCCTGCCGAGCTGCTAGACCCGTGGAAGGCGAGGATCTTCCGGATCGTGCACCGGGACAACTTCCCGGCGATCCTCCGACAGGGCCTCGTCTGCCCGAACCGCGCCGAAGGTGGTGTGGCGTGGGTGAGCATCGGGAATCCCGACGTCATCGGCAGAAGGCGCTCCAAGACCGTGACGACCGCTCCCGGAGGCGTCCTCGCGGACTACATCCCGTTCTACTTCACTCCTTGGTCGGTCATGCTCTTCAACATCATCACGGGAAGGGGCGTGCCGAAGAGGAATCGCGACGAGATCCTCTTCCTCGTTTCGTCGCTTTCGAGAGTTCAGGAGGTAGGTGGCCAGGCTGTGTTCTCGGACATCCACGCGCTTCGGGAGGGTGCGCGCTTCTACTCGGACCTCGCCGATCTGTCCCGGGTCGACTTCGATCTCCTGAAGACCCGCGACTTCAGGAAAGACCCGGACGACCCAGGCAGATTCGACCGATACCAGGCCGAGGCTCTCGTCCATGAGGCTCTTCCCCTCAGCGGCCTCCTCGGGCTCGCCTGCTACACTGAGGCCACGAAACAGGATGTGGACCGGCTCGTCGCGGAAGCGAGGACGGCGCTGACAGTCGCGGTCCGCCCCGACTGGTACTTCGAATGA
- a CDS encoding CSLREA domain-containing protein, with amino-acid sequence MSPVFARSALPRPFRPRLIGRLVAALIGMLAAPLAGATIPVTLAADTDVDDGQCTLREAILAANTDAAYHGCPAGAGPDRIVFSVATPATIALSAGLPFVLDTLLLRGPGADLLTIDGQGSFRLLAFEPVSPNGWLGVEDLTLAHGLAESGGAVDLGHGGSGRFARVVFLENTSSNSGGALRVAGATRAELDDCWLSGNIALGPAGGGGVLVHAGAELAVDRSALTDNVAAHVNGSGGGLMINNAKLTLTRSTVARNSAYARGGGLSLYTPLTLGSFAEAVVHDSTIARNTADIDATGSSDDGGGIAFSGDSCGNPVCSRLELRNSIVADNADNGAIVLPDFAVLAGEPEIATVSLGFNLIGSNAGVTTRFVPGSPNLAADYVGTEAAPLAPALNSLALYGGATPSLRPRLDPPSPAIDHGYCPGSPGDQRDAGSAATRLRPFDVDTVVDGPGSDGCDIGAHERSADAAVENALFGNGFEVAATLLWSAESP; translated from the coding sequence ATGAGCCCTGTGTTCGCCCGGAGTGCGCTCCCACGACCCTTCCGCCCGAGACTGATCGGCCGCCTTGTGGCGGCCCTGATCGGGATGCTCGCCGCGCCGCTCGCCGGCGCGACGATCCCGGTGACCCTCGCCGCGGACACCGACGTCGACGACGGCCAGTGCACGCTGCGCGAGGCCATCCTTGCCGCCAACACCGACGCCGCCTACCATGGCTGCCCGGCGGGAGCCGGGCCGGATCGGATCGTGTTTTCGGTCGCTACGCCGGCGACGATCGCTCTCTCGGCAGGCCTTCCGTTCGTCCTCGACACCCTTCTGCTTCGCGGCCCCGGGGCGGACCTGCTGACCATCGACGGTCAGGGGAGCTTCCGTCTGCTCGCCTTCGAGCCGGTGTCGCCGAACGGCTGGCTCGGGGTCGAAGACCTGACGCTCGCGCACGGGCTCGCGGAGTCCGGCGGCGCGGTCGACCTCGGCCACGGCGGCAGCGGCCGCTTCGCTCGAGTCGTCTTCCTCGAGAACACCTCGAGCAACTCAGGGGGCGCGCTCCGAGTAGCCGGGGCGACACGCGCCGAGCTGGACGACTGTTGGCTCTCCGGGAACATCGCGCTCGGGCCGGCCGGGGGCGGCGGGGTGCTGGTGCATGCAGGCGCCGAGCTCGCGGTCGACCGCTCGGCGCTGACGGACAACGTGGCGGCGCACGTCAACGGTTCCGGCGGCGGCCTGATGATCAACAACGCGAAGCTCACCCTCACTCGTAGCACCGTGGCGCGGAACTCGGCGTACGCCCGCGGCGGAGGGCTCTCTCTGTACACCCCCTTGACGCTCGGGTCCTTCGCGGAGGCGGTGGTTCACGATTCGACGATCGCGCGCAACACCGCCGACATCGATGCGACGGGCTCGAGCGACGATGGCGGCGGCATCGCCTTCTCCGGCGACAGCTGCGGCAACCCGGTCTGCAGCCGCCTCGAGCTACGCAACTCGATCGTCGCCGACAACGCCGACAACGGGGCCATCGTTCTGCCTGACTTCGCCGTCCTGGCGGGAGAGCCCGAGATCGCGACGGTCAGCCTTGGCTTCAACCTGATCGGCTCGAACGCCGGCGTCACCACCCGCTTCGTCCCCGGCTCGCCGAACCTCGCCGCAGACTACGTCGGCACCGAAGCCGCGCCCCTTGCCCCGGCCCTCAACTCCCTGGCCCTCTATGGCGGCGCGACGCCGAGCCTGCGACCTCGCCTCGACCCGCCGTCGCCGGCGATCGACCACGGCTACTGCCCGGGGTCTCCTGGCGACCAGCGGGACGCGGGAAGCGCGGCCACCCGGCTCCGCCCGTTCGACGTCGATACCGTCGTCGATGGGCCGGGGAGCGACGGCTGCGACATCGGCGCCCACGAGCGGAGCGCCGACGCCGCGGTGGAGAACGCGCTGTTCGGCAATGGCTTCGAGGTCGCCGCCACGCTCCTCTGGAGCGCCGAATCGCCCTGA